In Delphinus delphis chromosome X, mDelDel1.2, whole genome shotgun sequence, the DNA window TTTGGGGCGATCGATCTTCTGTTGGGGAAAGTCGGGATCACATTCTGTGGACACCATCATTGAATagctctgggtctcagtttccttgaaGGGGGAGCTTGCAGGAGAGGACCAAGCATCCTGAGCTCCACCCCCACGTCCGGGTTTCTCTTCTCTCGTTCTCCAATTCAAGGCCTGTGCATTTAAATACCTTGAAGGTACTCGATTCCAGCTGAACCAGCCAAAACTCAATCAAAATGGTAGAAGCTACTCTCGATAGGCAAGATGGGAAACACAAACACTTATAAATTGCTGGTGGCAGTATAAATTGGTTTCAACCTTTctgaagagaaaatatataagcGCTACAAAACTGTTCATCTCCTTTGACCCTGCCCTCCCCCTCTAGGGCCCCGGGCCCCGAGGGGATCCGCTGCCGGCCACGGGGCCGCGGGCCTTCCCTACTCGCGGTGGGTCGGTTGATGCTTCTGCAGCGCGGACCGCCTCTTGAACACGCGGCCACACTCGCTGCACTCGCAGCGTCTTGCCCCGCTGTGGGTCCTCCGATGGCGACTCAGGCCGGAGCTCCGGCGGAAGGCCTTCCCGCACTTGTCGCACTCGTAGGGTTTCAGTCCGCTGTGGATGCGCCGGTGTTTGATGAGGTCGGAGGGCCCCCGGAAGGCCTTGCCGCAGTCGCCACACGCGTAGGGCCGCTCCCCGGTGTGGATGCGCTGGTGCTCCAGGAGGCTGGAGCTCTGCCGGAAGGCCTTCCCGCACTGGCTGCACTCGTACGGCTTCTCGCCCGTGTGGATCCGCCGATGCTTGGTGAGCTCTGAGCTCCTCCGGAAGAGCTTGCCGCAGTGGGGGCAGCCGTAGGGCTTGGCCCCGCTGTGGATGCGCTGGTGCTCGGCCAGGCCGTTGACCCCTCGGAAGGACTTGCCGCAGTCGTCGCAGTCGAAGGGCAGGTGGCCGGTGTGCATCCGCTGGTGCTTGAGAAACTCCTGGCGATCCAGGAAATCCCTGCCACACGTCTTGCAGGCAAAGGGTTTCTCCGAAGTGTGCAGCTTCTGATGGCGAAAGAGGTGGGTGTTGACTTTGAAGGAGCGGCCGCATTCCTCGCAGTCAAAGGGCTTCTCGCGGCTGTGGACGCGCAGATGCTGACTGAGGCCCGCGTTCTTCTTGAACCTTTTCCCACATTCTTCACACTCGAAGGGCTTCGCCTCCCTCTCCATTTGCTCCCTCTTCTCCACGGCCTCGTCAAGGGCCCGGCTGGGGCCCGGCCGGGGCTCTGCCGCCACGTGGCTCTTCCGGTGCTCGTTGAACTCAGACACCCCGCGAAAAGCCTGCCCGCAATCGCCGCACTCCCAGCCCTTTTCCTCACTGTGAATTCGCTGGTGCTGCACGAGGAGGACCTTAAGCCGAAAGGCATCCCCACACTCTTTACACGCAAAATGATGTTCTACAGGCAGATTCTGggggctccctcccctcccctcagagtCCCCGTTCTGTTTGACCTCAGGGCTGTGCTCGCTGGCCGTCGGGGAGCTCGTGGACGCCATCTCCTGTGACTGGGCGACTTCACCCATCCTCGGCGGCTGGGTCACCCAGATGCTTtctgaaatgaaaaccacaagacACTGCACTCTGCCGAGGCGGAAGGAAGGAGGTTACTCTCCTCTGTCAACAATCACTTTCCTCCTGAGACAGCCGCCGAGCACCGGGCCTGGGGCCACTGGGGCGGGATGGCGGCTCCCCGCCCAGCTGGAAACCAGCGCGGGAGATGGAAGGGGCATAAGGGCCCGATTGCTGGGCTCCCTGTCAAGGTGATTGAGGGGGAGGCCCGCCACTCCCACCCCAAGGGCTCACCTGGGCCTCCCCAATGATGCCCTGACATTTCTTCAGGTTTCTTTTTTACTCACCTGAATGCTCAGCTCGGTCCACGCGAGGGGATGGGTCTGACTTGCACCAGGTGAGAGACCAAGTCAGGATTCAGAACAGGAACTCCTGCTTGCGGAAAAGGAAACAAGCTACGGCAGCAGCCAGAGATGACATCAGGATCGAGGAGGAATGGCTCAGGGCCTTTGAAGGGGAGAGCCTTTCAATCCCCAAAGGCTGGGTTGGCTGTTCCCTTAGGCAAGTCATTCCTCCATTTAAAATGCCTTTCCCAACAGTCGGCTCCTTCCAGGGGCTGTGGATGAAGCGCGCTCTGGGCCCATCTGGGTGCCAGTTTGTCTTCCTGAGGAGCtgatcctccctctcccccatccgcCCTCCTCAAGGTCTGCACACTGAACTTGGGGTTCTTCCATAACTGTCAAAGCTGACCCCTGGCAGTCTCTCCTCCGAAGaagcctccccacctccccacgtGCAGCCCCTGATGGTGCAAAGGAGCTTGCTACGTCAACCTCTCTCAACGGTAAACTACGGTAAAGTCGCCATGAAATTTATATAACTTGTGggttaaaaaagtatttaattaggtggcataggaagggtgggagggagggagatgcaagagggaagagatatgggaacatatgtatatgtatagctgattcactttgttataaagcagaaactaacacaccattgtaaagcaattatactccaataaagatgtaaaataagtatttaatgCTAGTGGCTAgtttgttctaatttctttcccaATGAAAGACTGAGGGGGCTTCTTTCCATGCCATTAGGAGTGGGGAGGGACACCCGCTACTTTGAGATGTCGGGTGTAGCAGACCCTCTGTATCTCCTCACAGCCCATTCCCAAGGAGCATAAGCCCCTGGAAGGTGAGCTTGTGGAACGCTATGCCAGGTGCCCCTTATCCTACTCCCAGCTTCGTAGGACCGTGAAGCTGGTGGCAAAGCTTGTGGAAGGGCTGGGGGCATCCTTACCCACAGAGGTCACATTCCTTCAATATGCCGGTGTCCTCTGCTCAGGATCTAGCCTCAGCCACTCCCTTTGAGGAGGTACTGTGCCACGTCACCAAATGTCACCGGATCCTGAAAGAATTCCCAGGGATAATCTGTCCTTCCATCCACTCTAGAATGAGGCAAGGGCAGCACCACTAACCCCAGGGATGAGAGGTGAGAGTCTGAAGTGAGCGTGCATTGCTAACATGGAAATGTAACTACAAGCCTCAAGAAGTGCTAGAAAGAGAACCTGACCACGTACCAAGAGACCTGGGCCGTGGCCCTGGCTCCCACTGTCCTCCCAAGGGACTTCAGTTCAATCGCTTTCCTGGATTGAAACGCAGCTCCCCCATCAGTACGATGGGAATTACAAGCCCAGCAGGCAACCATTCCTTGGCAGACTCccgggagagaagcagagagagggagggaaggcagcagGGGGGTTCAGGCCCTGCTGTGTGTCATGCTGGGGCAAGAGGCAGAGTCCAAGGCCAGAATCAGGGAGCAGTGACAGATTCCCAAGCCAGACTGAAGGAAGCACAGCTCACCTGGGCCTCCAGCACCCCAAGGGGGCCTGCCAGGACTTGCTTTCCCAGGAATCCATCTTGTGGAAGGGCAAGACCCTGTGGGGCAGGCAGAGCTAAGGAAAGTGAAAAGAGCCGTGAGTGACAGCAGCCCTGCCTCTGGGTCCCGTGGGATGAGACTGGTGATTTCCTTTTCccctgttttaaattttcttgagtCTCCTCTTGCACAGAGGCTGAATGACAAGCCAGAGCACGGATATACCTAACAAAATGCATCCCAAACAGTGGGGAAAGTGGGCTGGCAGAGAACTGATACAGGCAGGCCAGAGGGAACCCACACAAGACAAATGAATGTTAGCCCAGGCACAGGCAGGAGAAGACAAACTCAGACCAAGAGCCAGTGGCAGGGAGACTGGCTCTCAGAGACAGGTCGGCCACAGGCCTCCTAGCAGTAGGCCTTGTAGAGTTCAATGCTCACACTGCACAGGAAGGAAGCATCCCCAAAAGAACATCAGAAGAAATAACTAGGAAGTGAGAGATCCTTCTCACCTTGGTAGGGGCAACAAAAAACCAGACTGGGCTACTGGAGGGAAGAGACATAACAGAGCAGGAGTCAGGGCTTCCTGACTAGCAGTAAGGCCGTCTAAAGGCCACACTCCACCCCACCGAAACAGTTCACCAGGTGACAGCTTGCAGACAAGAATGTTTCTGTGATAtatttgacaaaatgaaaagttgaACAAAATACCTGGAAAAAGACacctccaaaaaaaacaaaagatcttCAAAGACTAAGTTGCTAAAAAAAGGATCTGAACCACATGTGTAAGTTGCCGCTGTCTTTTGGATCCCACCACAGGCGTGCATGCAGCGCAGGCCTCCCACTTCAGTGAGTTCACAGAAACAGGAACACAGTTCCTATTCTGAGGTCAGGTCAATTCGGCTCACAGTTATATGAAAAGGAAGCATTTTTACACTAGCTCAAGGAGTACAGAACCCAGATACTCCAGAAATACTTTTACATAAAATTAGATGTTATATTAAAAGGGTTGGACAGAGACTTCCATTTCTGGCCATGATGGAGTAACAAGGAACAGATTTAATGTCGTGCCATAAATAagtagaaaactggacaaaatagaTGTGAAACAACAGTGTTTAGATATTGGACAGCAGGCAGCACAGGATCATGATcctggagagaagagaaacaaatgaggGGAGCTTTATCAGTGGCCCAGATCTCTTCCTGGAGGCAATTTGCAGATTGAGAGTATAGGGAAGGGGAACCCAAGCAGAGCTTGGTGGCTTTATCATCAACACAGACCAGCGTTCAGGGAAGCTGAGGCAGAAGAGAGTTCCAGAAAGGAGGGAGCCATACAGAAAAAAAGAGCTCCAAAAAATCTGTCCAAGGCTCCCCTTTAGTCTTTCTTAACTACTAAGCCATGCATGCATAGAGTGAAACTCCCAAAGACTAGGAAAAGAATGACCAGGAAGCTGTAAGTTCAACAATTCCTAGGACACACAAAGGTAGGGAGATGTTCAGGGTCTAACCAACCAGAGCAGGGAGTCCTCAGTGATCACGTGGGGTAGTCAGTAGAGAATCAGAGGGGCCATACCTTAGTAGTAGGACTGATCTATTCCCTGGAGCCACAGCCACCCTGGATCTGCTCTAGAAAAACTTGAAAGTAGGCCTTGAAGGGATGAAACTATTCCACAAATAACTACCTCCCAAAACAAAGTCCAACAATTTTCACAGTGAAACAACAAAATCCAGACACTCAACAACATAATCTCTACAATGTTCaacatccaataaaaaattaagtaaatgtcaagaagcaggaaaatgtgactcatggaaaggaaaataatgtcAATAGAAACACTCAGAAATGATCACTGACGGAACTCACAGGCAAGGATAACAGCTAGTTTAACAATGTataagtatttaaagaaaaacaggaacataataaatgaaatggatGATATAAACAAGAACCAAATGGGACTTACTGAGGTAAAAactgtaatatttaaaatgaaaatttcattggatgtgattaacagcagattagacacagccctctcctccctaaaaaattagaaaatttgaagacacagcaatagaaattatcccaaatttagatcagaaagaaaaacatattt includes these proteins:
- the ZNF275 gene encoding zinc finger protein 275, producing MGEVAQSQEMASTSSPTASEHSPEVKQNGDSEGRGGSPQNLPVEHHFACKECGDAFRLKVLLVQHQRIHSEEKGWECGDCGQAFRGVSEFNEHRKSHVAAEPRPGPSRALDEAVEKREQMEREAKPFECEECGKRFKKNAGLSQHLRVHSREKPFDCEECGRSFKVNTHLFRHQKLHTSEKPFACKTCGRDFLDRQEFLKHQRMHTGHLPFDCDDCGKSFRGVNGLAEHQRIHSGAKPYGCPHCGKLFRRSSELTKHRRIHTGEKPYECSQCGKAFRQSSSLLEHQRIHTGERPYACGDCGKAFRGPSDLIKHRRIHSGLKPYECDKCGKAFRRSSGLSRHRRTHSGARRCECSECGRVFKRRSALQKHQPTHRE